The following coding sequences lie in one Paenibacillus durus ATCC 35681 genomic window:
- a CDS encoding cupin domain-containing protein: MEKKELVQFQEYQTDRFTKRIVFKEDKHTVFVLNFGPGQQLPVHKHPGASVYILFLEGSGIVTSDGREISVSQGDVVQISGDEDFSYRSGEGSNSSLYVTLINTPGEQYAQNI; encoded by the coding sequence ATGGAAAAGAAAGAGCTAGTTCAATTTCAAGAATATCAAACGGACCGATTCACCAAGCGCATTGTCTTTAAAGAAGACAAGCATACAGTTTTTGTCTTGAACTTTGGACCGGGGCAGCAATTGCCCGTTCATAAGCATCCCGGAGCCAGCGTGTACATTCTCTTTCTTGAAGGCAGCGGAATAGTAACCTCCGATGGACGAGAAATCTCCGTATCGCAAGGCGATGTGGTTCAGATATCGGGTGATGAAGATTTCTCTTACCGAAGCGGCGAAGGCTCCAATTCGAGTCTATATGTAACGTTGATCAACACCCCGGGCGAGCAATACGCACAGAATATCTGA
- a CDS encoding helix-turn-helix transcriptional regulator produces MDFLNTIALLKFNPCIHNIPYALLKCNTLNSEDEMEYNRYTLHCKLDEILKEHDNMSVLKLSKEIGHRRTTIMELMHNTNMEKKKISAALIVKLCLYFDISPNELFEVRPKE; encoded by the coding sequence ATGGATTTTCTTAATACGATTGCACTTTTAAAGTTCAACCCTTGTATCCACAATATACCATATGCACTTTTGAAGTGCAATACCTTAAATTCGGAGGACGAAATGGAATATAACAGATATACACTCCATTGCAAATTGGACGAGATTTTAAAAGAGCACGATAATATGTCCGTTTTGAAATTGTCTAAAGAGATAGGCCACCGTAGAACAACCATTATGGAATTGATGCATAACACCAATATGGAAAAGAAAAAAATCTCGGCAGCGCTGATCGTGAAGTTATGTTTATACTTCGATATCAGTCCCAACGAATTGTTTGAGGTGCGCCCCAAAGAGTAA